Below is a genomic region from Streptosporangium album.
GCCGGTCAGCACCGCCGCCGTCAGCAGCCCGACCACGACGGTCCTGACGAACTGGGCGACGATCATCGCCTTGCGGCGGTCCAGCCGGTCCACCAGCGCGCCGCTGACGATCGCGAACAGCACCCAGGGCAGGAAGGTGAGCGACGAGAGCGCCGCGACGAGCACCGGGTCGCGGGTCAGGGTCACCGCCAGCAGCGGCAGCGCGATCCGGCCGATGCCGTCTCCCAGGTTGGACACTGTGCTGGAGGTGAACAGCAGCCAGAACTTCCGCCCGAGCCCCGCGGACGCCGGGCCCGGGGACTCCGGAGAACCGGCCGGGCCGTCCGGGGGTGTCCGGGGTCCGGCGCCTCCCTCTACCGGATCGGTGGAACGCGCGGGGGTGCTGCTCAAGGGTCCTCCGTGGGGGTCACGTCCCGGGGAGAGGAGAGGAGTGAGGCGTTCCCCGGCCGCCCTGACGCCGAGAGCAAGAGGCTCGGCAAGATCCTCTGAAATATAGACCCCGCGGACCCGGAGCCCGGTCCGGGGAGGCACCCCGGTGGGCGGGGAGGTCCGGCGTCAGTGCGCGGAGACTCCGGGGTGATATTTCGGCAGGCGGACGCTGACCCTGGTGCCCGCCCCCTTCCCCGTCTCGGCCACCAGGCCGTACTCGTCGCCGTAGACCTGGCGCAGCCGCTCGTCCACGTTGGCCAGCCCCACTCCCCCGGCCCCGGAGCGCTCGTCGGCGTGGCCGGCCAGGATGCGGCGCAGACGGTCCGGCTCCATGCCGACGCCGTCGTCTTCCACGCTGATCCGGCACTCGGCGCCCGCGTCCTCGGCGATGATCGAGATGCGGCCGGTGCCGGGTTTGCTCTCCAGGCCGTGCTGGACGGCGTTCTCCACCAGCGGCTGCAGGCATAGGAACGGCACGGCGACCGGCAGCACCTCCGGGGCGATCCGCAGGGTCACGTGGAGCTGGTCGCCGAAACGGGCGCGTTCCAGGGTGAGGTAGCGGTCGATGGAGCGCAGTTCCTCGGCCAGTGTGGTGAACTCACCGTGCCTGCGGAAGGAATAGCGGGTGAAGTCGGCGAAGTCCAGCAGCAGCTCGCGGGACCGGTCGGGGTCGGAGCGGACGAAGCTCGCGATGGTCGTGAGCGAGTTGTAGATGAAGTGCGGGGAGATCTGCGCCCGCAGTGCCCGGACCTCGGCCTCCATCAGCCTCGTCCTGGACCGGTCGAGCTCGGCCAGCTCCAGTTGGGAGTCCACCCAGCTCGCGACCTCGTGGGTGGCCCGCACCAGGCCCGCCGAGGCGTGCCCGCCGTAGGCGGCGAGCGAGCCGACCACCCGGCCGTCGGTGGTCAGCGGCACCACGACCGCGAACCTGATCGGGCACTCGGGGATGTCGCACGAGACGACCTCCGGGCCGAGGACCTGGGTCCGGCCACCCGCGAGGGTCTTGGCGGCATGGGTGAACGTCTCCCTGGCGTGGTGGTCGCCCTCACCGTCGTAGACCAGCAGCCGCTCCCCGTCGGTGATCGCCAGCGCCGGAGAACCGAGCAGCTCGCGCAGGTGCCGGGACGCCTTCTGGGTGCCCGCCTCGGTCAGCCCGGCCCGCAGCGGCGGCGCGGCGAGCGAGGCGGTGTGCAGGGTCTCGAACGTGGCCCGCTCGGCCGGGCTGGTACCCAGCTCCCGCCTGCCGCGCAGCACCCGCCACAGGACCAGGGCGGGGATGCCCAGCAGGGCGGCGACCAACAGCAGGGCGACGAGGGGTTCCACGCCCCGGACCCTATCCGTCCAGGTCCGTGAGCGTCTCATCGGCGAACGGGCAACCGCCGGCCGTGGAGGAGGGCATGGGGCGGACTCGGAGGCACCGAATCATATTCTGGCCATTTGGCGCGGCCACCTCTTGCCAGTGAGCCCTTCGCGAAATTACGGTCAGGACCGTTAATAAGCGAGGAGACATCGTGAGACTTCGTCTGGCGGCCGTTGCCGCCGCCCTCTTGCTCATCCCTGCCCCCGCCCTGACCGGGCATGCCGCCGCGGCGGGGCCGCCGGCCGGTTGCGGCTTCCAGAACCTCGGGGCGATGCCGCTCACCGGCGCCACCACCGCGGGTGCCGCGCTCGACGCCACGTATCCGGGCGGGCCGCGCGTCTACTCGGTGACCTCCAGCGCGTCCGGCCCGGCGCTGCTGGGCGTCAGGAACGCACTCGACGGCACGCTGATCGCCGAGCGGCCGCTGGCACTGGCACTTGGCTCGTGGGCGGTCACCGTCGCCCCCGACCACTCGGTCTACGTGGGCTCCTACAACGCCGCCGCAGGCGCGATGGGCCGTCTGTTCCGCTACGTCCCGGGCACCGACCAGGTGATCGAGGCGGGCATCGCCGTACCCGGGGAGACCTTCGTGTGGACGGTGGAGGCCGGCCCGGACGGCAGGTCCGTCTACGGCGGCACCTCCCCAACGGGGAGGCTGTTCCGCTACGACGTGGACAGCGGGCAGACCACCGACCTGGGCAGCCCGATCCCCGGCCAGCAGTACGTCCGCGACCTGGCGATCGACGACGACGGCACGATCTACGCGGGCATCGGCTCGCAGGCCATGAAGATCGCGGTGGTCGGGCCCGACGGCGTCACCAAGAAGATCATCGACGCGCCGATCGAGGGCGACGGCTACGCCTACGACCTCGACCTGGCCGGGCGCTACCTGCTGGTGCGGTTCGTCACCACGACGGCGACCAACCCCATGGGGATCTACGATCTGAAGAAGGGCCGCTGGACGCGGGTCGTCGACGACGTCGACAGCCTGACCGTGGGCGGCGGTGTGCGCGGACACGAGGCCTACCTCTTCCAGAACGACGAGCTGGTCAAGGTCGATCTGAAGAAGGGCGGGGTCAAGAAGCTGGGCTTCACCGACTTCGGCGGCGGCGCGGCCCGCACGCTCGGCTGGATCGGCCACACGCTGGTCGGCACCGCCTCGACCGGCAAGCTGTGGACCTACGACCGCAAGCGCGGCAAGGCCACGACGTTCGAGTCGACGCTGACCGGGCAGCCGGTCAGCGTCCGGTCGATGGGCGTCGGTCCCGACGGCCGCGTCTACGGGGGCGGTTTCTTCACCGGTGGCCTGGCCGCCTACGACACCGCGACCGGCCAGACGCAGTTCTGGCCGAACGTCGGCCAGAGCGAGGGCATCGTCACCCACAAGGGCAGGCTGTACCTCGGCGTCTACCCCGGCGCGCGGATCTACGAGTTCGACGGCGCCGAACCCAAGCTGCTGCTCAGCCTGACCGAACAGGAGCAGGACCGTCCGTTCGCGATGGTCTCGGCGGGCGACCTGCTGGCCTTCGGCACCGTGCCCAAGACCGGCGCGGCGGGCGGCGCGCTCGGTCTCTACGACCCCGCGACCGGCCGCACGGTGATCAGGCGGAACATCGTCCCGAACCACAGCGTCATCGGCCTGGCCTACCGCGACGGCGTCGTCTACGGCGCGACCTCCGCTTTCGGCGGGCTGGGCCGGCCGCTCGACACCGCCGCCTACGTGTTCGCCTACGACATCGCGACCGACACCGTGAAGTGGAAGAGCGCGCCCGTGCCCGGTGACCTGGCACTCGGCTCGATCACCTTCGACGAGACCGGCCATCTGTGGGGCATGACGCCCGACGCGCTGTTCGAGATGGACCCGGCGACCGGGCAGACGCTGCGGACGGCCAAGCACCAGGTGTACCCCTGGTCCAGCCAGACGCAGGTCTGGCTGGACACCGACATCGAGGTCGACGCGGGCGTGATCTGGGCCAAGGCCCAGGGC
It encodes:
- a CDS encoding sensor histidine kinase is translated as MEPLVALLLVAALLGIPALVLWRVLRGRRELGTSPAERATFETLHTASLAAPPLRAGLTEAGTQKASRHLRELLGSPALAITDGERLLVYDGEGDHHARETFTHAAKTLAGGRTQVLGPEVVSCDIPECPIRFAVVVPLTTDGRVVGSLAAYGGHASAGLVRATHEVASWVDSQLELAELDRSRTRLMEAEVRALRAQISPHFIYNSLTTIASFVRSDPDRSRELLLDFADFTRYSFRRHGEFTTLAEELRSIDRYLTLERARFGDQLHVTLRIAPEVLPVAVPFLCLQPLVENAVQHGLESKPGTGRISIIAEDAGAECRISVEDDGVGMEPDRLRRILAGHADERSGAGGVGLANVDERLRQVYGDEYGLVAETGKGAGTRVSVRLPKYHPGVSAH
- a CDS encoding PQQ-binding-like beta-propeller repeat protein, with translation MRLRLAAVAAALLLIPAPALTGHAAAAGPPAGCGFQNLGAMPLTGATTAGAALDATYPGGPRVYSVTSSASGPALLGVRNALDGTLIAERPLALALGSWAVTVAPDHSVYVGSYNAAAGAMGRLFRYVPGTDQVIEAGIAVPGETFVWTVEAGPDGRSVYGGTSPTGRLFRYDVDSGQTTDLGSPIPGQQYVRDLAIDDDGTIYAGIGSQAMKIAVVGPDGVTKKIIDAPIEGDGYAYDLDLAGRYLLVRFVTTTATNPMGIYDLKKGRWTRVVDDVDSLTVGGGVRGHEAYLFQNDELVKVDLKKGGVKKLGFTDFGGGAARTLGWIGHTLVGTASTGKLWTYDRKRGKATTFESTLTGQPVSVRSMGVGPDGRVYGGGFFTGGLAAYDTATGQTQFWPNVGQSEGIVTHKGRLYLGVYPGARIYEFDGAEPKLLLSLTEQEQDRPFAMVSAGDLLAFGTVPKTGAAGGALGLYDPATGRTVIRRNIVPNHSVIGLAYRDGVVYGATSAFGGLGRPLDTAAYVFAYDIATDTVKWKSAPVPGDLALGSITFDETGHLWGMTPDALFEMDPATGQTLRTAKHQVYPWSSQTQVWLDTDIEVDAGVIWAKAQGKVYKVDRTTLAFSLIARPISLMVKAPDGHLYLSRNENFSTYRICGS